From the Musa acuminata AAA Group cultivar baxijiao chromosome BXJ1-2, Cavendish_Baxijiao_AAA, whole genome shotgun sequence genome, one window contains:
- the LOC135610148 gene encoding amino acid permease 4-like, with amino-acid sequence MQQMGETGNAKHYQQPAVVPMNVAIELGHAHRLEKAFECYDDDGRLKRTGTVWTASAHIVTAVIGSGVLSLAWAIAQLGWVAGPVVMLLFSFVTYYTSTLLADCYRSGDPISGKRNYKYTDAVHSYLGGLKVKLCGFIQYANLFGVAVGYTIAASISMMAIRRSNCFHERGHDNPCRTSSNPYMIMFGVAEMFLSQIPDFDQIWWLSIVAAVMSFTYSSIGLALGIVQVIGNKGFKGSLTGISIGVVSPTQKVWRSLQAFGDIAFAYSFSLILIEIQDTIKAPPPSEAKVMKKASLTSIAVTTIFYMLCGCMGYAAFGDEAPGNLLTGFGFYNPYWLLDVANAAIVVHLVGAYQVFCQPLFAFIEKWALTTWPDSAFITKEVAVPLPSTKRYRLSLFRLVWRSAFVVLTTVISMLLPFFNDVVGLLGALGFWPLTVYFPVEMYIAQKRIPRWSTRWVCLQILSLACLVITVAAAIGSVAGVVTDLEAYRPFKSSY; translated from the exons ATGCAACAG ATGGGGGAGACCGGCAACGCCAAGCACTACCAGCAACCGGCGGTGGTGCCCATGAACGTCGCGATAGAGCTCGGCCACGCGCATCGGCTCGAGAAAGCCTTCGAATGCTACGACGACGACGGCCGGCTCAAACGAACCG GGACGGTGTGGACGGCGAGCGCGCACATCGTCACGGCGGTGATCGGCTCCGGCGTGCTGTCGCTGGCCTGGGCCATCGCGCAGCTCGGCTGGGTTGCCGGCCCCGTGGTCATGCTCCTATTCTCCTTCGTCACGTACTACACCTCCACTCTCCTTGCTGACTGCTACCGCTCCGGCGACCCGATCTCCGGGAAGCGCAACTACAAGTACACGGATGCCGTCCATTCCTACCTCG GTGGGCTAAAGGTCAAGCTCTGTGGATTCATCCAGTATGCCAACCTCTTCGGCGTCGCCGTTGGCTACACCATTGCTGCCTCCATTAGCATGAT GGCGATCCGGAGGTCCAATTGCTTCCATGAGAGAGGCCACGATAACCCCTGCCGCACCTCGAGCAATCCTTACATGATCATGTTCGGCGTCGCGGAGATGTTCCTGTCGCAGATTCCCGACTTCGATCAGATATGGTGGCTCTCGATCGTCGCCGCCGTCATGTCGTTCACGTACTCCTCCATCGGCCTCGCCCTCGGCATCGTCCAAGTGATCG GCAACAAAGGCTTCAAAGGCAGCCTCACCGGAATCAGCATCGGCGTCGTCTCCCCGACCCAGAAGGTATGGCGCAGCCTGCAGGCCTTCGGCGACATCGCCTTCGCCTACTCCTTCTCCCTCATCCTCATCGAAATCCAG GACACCATCAAAGCTCCGCCGCCATCCGAGGCGAAGGTGATGAAGAAGGCGTCGCTGACGAGCATCGCCGTCACCACCATCTTTTACATGCTATGCGGCTGCATGGGCTACGCCGCGTTCGGCGACGAGGCGCCCGGCAACCTCCTCACCGGCTTCGGCTTCTACAACCCCTACTGGCTGCTCGACGTCGCCAACGCCGCCATCGTCGTCCACCTCGTCGGCGCCTACCAGGTCTTCTGCCAGCCCCTGTTCGCCTTCATCGAGAAGTGGGCGCTCACGACGTGGCCCGACTCCGCCTTCATAACCAAGGAGGTCGCCGTCCCCCTCCCCTCGACCAAGCGCTACCGTCTCAGCCTCTTCCGCCTGGTGTGGCGTTCCGCCTTCGTGGTGCTGACGACCGTCATCTCCATGCTGCTTCCCTTCTTCAACGACGTGGTCGGCCTGCTCGGGGCGCTCGGCTTCTGGCCGCTGACGGTGTACTTTCCGGTGGAGATGTACATCGCGCAGAAGAGGATCCCCAGGTGGAGCACGAGGTGGGTGTGCCTGCAAATTCTAAGCTTAGCCTGTCTCGTGATCACCGTCGCAGCCGCCATCGGGTCTGTCGCCGGAGTTGTCACCGATCTCGAGGCCTACAGGCCTTTCAAGAGCAGTTACTGA
- the LOC135613493 gene encoding WEB family protein At1g75720-like: MEGQLSSPPPSVIVSDRAEVDTSRPFRSVKEAVAVFGDRFLAGNGRSQKNTWSRPVISVPPPKQPSSASSSPPSYSSSASHFIQEKEEELVILSSLRKLEAELKEAKRELVLLKGRESETEIAVASLSAQLSESMSKLAEMEAVMEDEAQPCRVRSERWQEERMEDFKASLEYLPTLAQAFGLAGLEEGFGGRRKREVPKKKPIIPLIPDIFSKKKG; this comes from the coding sequence ATGGAAGGCCaactctcctctcctcctccctctgtcATCGTCTCGGACCGCGCAGAGGTGGACACCAGTCGCCCCTTCCGCTCCGTCAAGGAGGCCGTCGCCGTCTTCGGCGACCGCTTCCTCGCCGGCAACGGTCGTTCGCAGAAGAACACTTGGTCGAGGCCAGTGATCTCCGTGCCACCCCCGAAGCAACCCAGTTCGGCGTCTTCCTCGCCTCCCTCCTACTCCTCTTCAGCTTCTCACTTTAtccaggagaaggaggaggagctcGTCATCCTAAGCTCGCTGCGGAAGCTGGAGGCGGAACTGAAGGAAGCCAAGCGAGAGCTGGTGCTGCTGAAGGGGAGGGAGTCGGAGACGGAGATCGCGGTCGCGTCGCTGAGCGCGCAGCTCAGCGAGAGCATGTCCAAGCTGGCAGAGATGGAGGCGGTCATGGAAGACGAGGCGCAGCCGTGCAGGGTGCGCAGCGAGCGGTGGCAGGAGGAGAGGATGGAGGACTTCAAAGCCAGCTTGGAGTACCTGCCAACTCTGGCTCAAGCTTTTGGCCTTGCAGGGCTGGAAGAAGGCTTCGGTGGTCGAAGGAAGAGAGAGGTGCCAAAGAAGAAGCCCATCATTCCTCTGATACCTGACATCTTCTCCAAGAAGAAAGGATGA
- the LOC135610151 gene encoding U-box domain-containing protein 26-like isoform X1: MSLFTIEALELLLWTSKPKLPCLLRLSLDEREETQMSIPHLFRCPISLDLFTDPVTLSTGLTYDRPCIERWLADGNLTCPVTMQRLSDASLVPNHTLRHLIDQWLIAGAADFHCRTKPTRSVNDNELSLAAVKQKLQSPDIASAAKLQALDKVRAVAVESDIGQACLIQLGFFPLLLQLLLRAPWPADSELIEVALDCVLSFSPASPLDSLNMLTDSSNLDSLMLLLDQGSARIKIRLCHLLEVIATSGATQELSLIVGQSPRVLQALVFLAQNKPDGAASEAAVRAIAGLCSSEANRGNAIREGAVDGIVSYLSSSAGKTDARALAALELLLVHEEGKRAAVRNPNAIPVLVKMVFKVPSDHKGGEHAVGSLLTVCCDSTPATTQAVDAGVVMQLLLLLQSQCSSKAKAKARALLKLVKSMWAAHAGGGQCNNDK, from the exons ATGAGT CTTTTCACCATTGAAGCTTTGGAGCTCCTGTTATGGACCTCAAAGCCAAAGCTACCATGCTTGCTTAGGCTTTCCTTGGATGAGCGAGAAGAGACGCAGATGAGCATCCCTCATCTGTTCAGGTGTCCGATAAGCCTTGATCTGTTCACCGATCCAGTCACTCTGAGCACTGGCCTAACCTACGACCGGCCGTGCATCGAGCGGTGGCTCGCCGACGGCAACCTCACTTGCCCGGTCACGATGCAGAGGCTCAGCGATGCGTCCTTGGTCCCCAACCACACCCTGCGCCACCTTATCGACCAGTGGCTCATCGCCGGCGCCGCCGATTTCCACTGCCGGACTAAGCCCACCAGGTCGGTCAACGACAACGAGCTGTCACTGGCTGCGGTCAAGCAGAAGCTCCAGTCTCCGGACATAGCTTCTGCCGCAAAGCTCCAAGCTCTCGACAAGGTCAGAGCGGTCGCGGTCGAGTCCGACATAGGACAGGCCTGCTTGATCCAGCTGGGCTTCTTCCccctgctgctgcagctgctctTGCGAGCTCCATGGCCAGCTGATTCGGAGCTCATCGAGGTCGCTCTCGACTGCGTTCTCAGCTTCTCGCCTGCCTCCCCATTGGATTCTCTCAACATGCTCACGGACAGCTCGAATCTGGACTCTTTGATGCTGCTGTTAGATCAAGGCAGCGCCAGGATTAAGATCAGACTCTGCCATCTCCTCGAAGTAATCGCTACATCGGGGGCGACGCAGGAGCTGTCCCTAATCGTCGGACAGTCGCCCAGGGTCCTGCAAGCGCTCGTCTTCCTCGCGCAGAACAAGCCCGATGGCGCGGCATCGGAGGCAGCAGTGCGAGCAATAGCTGGTCTCTGCTCCTCCGAAGCCAACCGAGGCAATGCGATCAGAGAAGGCGCAGTGGACGGCATCGTCTCCTACCTATCGAGCTCTGCTGGGAAGACCGACGCACGGGCATTGGCGGCGCTGGAGCTGCTTCTGGTACATGAGGAGGGCAAGAGGGCGGCGGTGAGGAACCCGAACGCTATCCCAGTGTTGGTGAAGATGGTCTTCAAGGTGCCGTCCGACCACAAGGGCGGAGAGCACGCCGTGGGGTCGTTGCTGACGGTGTGCTGCGACTCGACGCCGGCGACGACGCAGGCGGTGGATGCCGGGGTGGTgatgcagctgctgctgctgctgcagagcCAGTGCAGCTCCAAGGCGAAGGCGAAGGCCCGGGCGCTGCTGAAGCTGGTGAAGTCCATGTGGGCAGCACATGCAGGAGGTGGTCAGTGTAACAACGACAAGTGA
- the LOC135610151 gene encoding U-box domain-containing protein 25-like isoform X2, with protein MSIPHLFRCPISLDLFTDPVTLSTGLTYDRPCIERWLADGNLTCPVTMQRLSDASLVPNHTLRHLIDQWLIAGAADFHCRTKPTRSVNDNELSLAAVKQKLQSPDIASAAKLQALDKVRAVAVESDIGQACLIQLGFFPLLLQLLLRAPWPADSELIEVALDCVLSFSPASPLDSLNMLTDSSNLDSLMLLLDQGSARIKIRLCHLLEVIATSGATQELSLIVGQSPRVLQALVFLAQNKPDGAASEAAVRAIAGLCSSEANRGNAIREGAVDGIVSYLSSSAGKTDARALAALELLLVHEEGKRAAVRNPNAIPVLVKMVFKVPSDHKGGEHAVGSLLTVCCDSTPATTQAVDAGVVMQLLLLLQSQCSSKAKAKARALLKLVKSMWAAHAGGGQCNNDK; from the coding sequence ATGAGCATCCCTCATCTGTTCAGGTGTCCGATAAGCCTTGATCTGTTCACCGATCCAGTCACTCTGAGCACTGGCCTAACCTACGACCGGCCGTGCATCGAGCGGTGGCTCGCCGACGGCAACCTCACTTGCCCGGTCACGATGCAGAGGCTCAGCGATGCGTCCTTGGTCCCCAACCACACCCTGCGCCACCTTATCGACCAGTGGCTCATCGCCGGCGCCGCCGATTTCCACTGCCGGACTAAGCCCACCAGGTCGGTCAACGACAACGAGCTGTCACTGGCTGCGGTCAAGCAGAAGCTCCAGTCTCCGGACATAGCTTCTGCCGCAAAGCTCCAAGCTCTCGACAAGGTCAGAGCGGTCGCGGTCGAGTCCGACATAGGACAGGCCTGCTTGATCCAGCTGGGCTTCTTCCccctgctgctgcagctgctctTGCGAGCTCCATGGCCAGCTGATTCGGAGCTCATCGAGGTCGCTCTCGACTGCGTTCTCAGCTTCTCGCCTGCCTCCCCATTGGATTCTCTCAACATGCTCACGGACAGCTCGAATCTGGACTCTTTGATGCTGCTGTTAGATCAAGGCAGCGCCAGGATTAAGATCAGACTCTGCCATCTCCTCGAAGTAATCGCTACATCGGGGGCGACGCAGGAGCTGTCCCTAATCGTCGGACAGTCGCCCAGGGTCCTGCAAGCGCTCGTCTTCCTCGCGCAGAACAAGCCCGATGGCGCGGCATCGGAGGCAGCAGTGCGAGCAATAGCTGGTCTCTGCTCCTCCGAAGCCAACCGAGGCAATGCGATCAGAGAAGGCGCAGTGGACGGCATCGTCTCCTACCTATCGAGCTCTGCTGGGAAGACCGACGCACGGGCATTGGCGGCGCTGGAGCTGCTTCTGGTACATGAGGAGGGCAAGAGGGCGGCGGTGAGGAACCCGAACGCTATCCCAGTGTTGGTGAAGATGGTCTTCAAGGTGCCGTCCGACCACAAGGGCGGAGAGCACGCCGTGGGGTCGTTGCTGACGGTGTGCTGCGACTCGACGCCGGCGACGACGCAGGCGGTGGATGCCGGGGTGGTgatgcagctgctgctgctgctgcagagcCAGTGCAGCTCCAAGGCGAAGGCGAAGGCCCGGGCGCTGCTGAAGCTGGTGAAGTCCATGTGGGCAGCACATGCAGGAGGTGGTCAGTGTAACAACGACAAGTGA
- the LOC103976559 gene encoding transcriptional corepressor SEUSS — protein sequence MVPSGSSNPIGGSQSVNPSLLRSNSGLLGGSQPGSIPSQTPFSSLVSPLTQFNGNSLLGNISNVSALNNSFGNGGTVSGLSMPMNLQQRGGLGGAVDTVSSEPNPLSSFTSSSGQNQGQQQQCFQNPSGSQLGPDQAQSQIDAVQNFQQQFSVPQSQQQQQQQQQLLLLRGGFSNVGHMGPVKLEPQIGPSNQIGPSQQLQMLRGTNAVKMEPQQLQSFRSMGPVKMETQHSDPSLFLQQQQQQQQQQQILQLSRQNSQVAAAQMNILQQQRMLQLQHQQQQQQQQQQQQQQIGKAFPQQRSQLQQQLLQHNVPVRPPMRSTTYEPGMCARRLTQYMCHQQHRSQDNNIEFWRKFIAEYFAPNAKKRWCVSLYGSGRQTTGVFPQDVWHCEICNHKPGRGFETTVEVLPRLFQIKYASGTLEELLYVDMPREYQNASGQIVLDYAKAIQESVFEQLRVVRDGQLRIVFNPDLKISSWEFCARRHEELIPRRAITPQVSQLGVVVQRYQAAAQNASSGLSTQDLQNTCNSFVASARQLAKALEVPLVNDLGYTKRYVRCLQISEVVNSMKDLIDYSKQTEAGPIDCLINFPRRTSTSSGLQAEQAQQPDQQQPITQNSNHNDQGSVHAPNVPLSAGSNNVVGVDNSLNAASSTSASTIIGILHQNSMNTRQENQMNIANSPFGGNNVQIPSSSSSNSLAPTQSNPPLKPASGDNPTATSHNATYLSSTNSSASLSTMQQPVAQLHETDPSDSQSSVQKILQELMSSQLNGVSSLGNETKMISGVTPALSGGNCLVGNGISNDSAISGTGFTGLGGIGLSGAASGMRAAMTNNAMAMNGRIGMNHFSQDPTAINRQQQDIGNRLLDRLGAVTNFNNLQFDWKSSP from the exons ATGGTGCCGTCAGGTTCTTCGAATCCCATCGGCGGATCTCAGTCAGTGAATCCTTCCCTTCTGCGGTCGAATTCAGGGTTGCTCGGAGGATCCCAGCCTGGTTCAATCCCATCACAGACCCCTTTCTCTTCTCTGGTCTCTCCTCTCACCCAGTTCAACGGTAACAGCTTGCTTGGAAACATATCCAATGTTTCAGCCCTCAACAATTCATTTGGAAATGGAGGGACTGTTAGTGGACTTTccatgccaatgaatctccaacagcgagGTGGTCTTGGTGGTGCAGTTGATACGGTCAGCTCCGAGCCTAATCCTCTGTCATCGTTCACGTCTTCGTCAGGCCAAAACCAAGGGCAGCAACAACAATGCTTCCAGAACCCTTCAGGCAGCCAGCTTGGTCCAGACCAAGCACAGTCTCAAATTGATGCAGTGCAGAATTTCCAGCAACAATTCTCTGTTCCTCAAAGtcaacagcaacagcagcagcagcagcagctgctgctacTTCGAGGAGGATTTAGTAATGTGGGACACATGGGGCCTGTCAAGTTGGAGCCGCAAATTGGTCCTAGCAATCAGATTGGTCCATCACAACAGTTACAGATGTTACGCGGAACTAATGCAGTAAAAATGGAGCCACAGCAGTTGCAATCCTTTAGAAGCATGGGTCCTGTCAAAATGGAAACTCAACATTCAGATCCTTCATTGTTtctgcagcagcaacagcagcagcaacaacagcagcagatTTTGCAGTTATCAAGGCAGAACTCTCAGGTTGCAGCTGCACAAATGAATATCTTGCAACAGCAAAGGATGCTGCAGTTGCAGCAtcaacaacagcaacagcagcagcaacaacagcaacagcaacagatTGGCAAGGCCTTCCCTCAGCAAAGAAGCCAGTTGCAGCAGCAGCTTCTCCAGCACAATGTTCCAGTTAGGCCTCCAATGAGATCTACGACATATGAGCCGGGGATGTGTGCTCGGAGGTTAACCCAATATATGTGCCACCAGCAGCACCGATCACAG GATAACAACATAGAATTTTGGAGGAAATTTATAGCCGAGTACTTTGCTCCTAATGCCAAGAAGAGGTGGTGTGTTTCTCTTTATGGAAGTGGCCGTCAAACTACTGGTGTTTTCCCGCAG GATGTGTGGCACTGCGAGATATGCAACCATAAGCCTGGACGTGGTTTTG AAACCACAGTTGAGGTTTTACCCAGGCTTTTCCAAATAAAATATGCTAGTGGAACCTTAGAGGAACTTCTGTATGTTGACATGCCCCGTGAGTATCAGAATGCTTCAGGTCAAATTGTATTGGATTATGCCAAGGCAATTCAGGAGAGTGTCTTCGAGCAATTGCGTGTGGTGCGTGATGGCCAACTACGGATTGTTTTTAATCCTGATCTGAAG ATTTCTTCTTGGGAGTTCTGCGCTAGGCGCCATGAGGAGCTTATTCCTCGAAGAGCTATCACTCCTCAG GTTAGTCAACTTGGTGTTGTGGTGCAGAGATATCAGGCTGCAGCTCAAAATGCATCATCAGGCTTATCCACACAGGATTTACAGAACACATGTAACTC GTTTGTAGCATCTGCTCGTCAGTTGGCTAAAGCTTTGGAAGTGCCATTGGTAAATGATTTAGGGTACACAAAAAGATATGTCCGTTGCCTTCAG ATATCTGAAGTGGTTAACAGTATGAAGGATTTGATTGATTATAGCAAACAAACTGAGGCTGGACCTATTG ATTGCCTGATTAACTTCCCTCGGAGGACTTCCACTTCGTCAGGGCTTCAAGCTGAGCAAGCCCAACAACCTGATCAACAGCAACCCATCACCCAGAATTCAAACCATAATGATCAGGGTTCTGTTCATGCCCCCAATGTACCACtttccgctggcagcaataatgtTGTTGGTGTAGATAACTCACTTAATGCTGCTTCATCTACCTCTGCGTCCACCATCATTGGTAtcctccatcagaattctatgaaTACCAGGCAAGAAAACCAGATGAATATAGCGAACAGCCCTTTTGGTGGGAATAATGTTCAAATTCCGTCTTCCAGCTCTTCAAATTCATTAGCTCCAACCCAGTCCAATCCTCCTTTGAAACCTGCTTCCGGTGACAACCCAACAGCAACCTCTCATAATGCTACTTACCTGAGCTCCACAAATTCGAGTGCAAGTTTGTCTACAATGCAACAGCCGGTTGCACAGTTGCATGAAACTGATCCAAGTGATTCACAGAGCTCTGTCCAGAAAATTTTACAGGAGTTGATGTCATCACAGCTAAATGGTGTCAGCTCCTTGGGGAACGAGACAAAGATGATTAGTGGTGTCACACCAGCTTTGAGTGGGGGAAACTGTTTAGTTGGAAATGGGATATCCAATGACTCAGCTATAAGTGGCACAGGGTTTACAGGTCTTGGTGGGATTGGTCTATCTGGTGCTGCTAGTGGAATGCGAGCAGCAATGACAAATAATGCTATGGCTATGAATGGGAGGATTGGAATGAATCACTTTTCCCAAGACCCAACAGCTATAAACCGTCAGCAGCAAGATATCGGAAATCGATTGCTGGACAGGTTAGGAGCAGTAACCAACTTCAACAATCTTCAATTTGATTGGAAGTCCTCCCCATAG